The Mycobacteriales bacterium genome segment GCGGGCAGGCCGCCGGTGAAGGCCGGCAGCGGCAGCCGCCAGCCGGCGCCGATGCCGAACGCGGTCGCTGCCGCGGTTAGATCCGCGCCGCCGAGGCGGGCCGAGAGCCCCACGAACGCGGTGTTACAGGAGCGGGCGAAGTCGGTGGCGAACGGCACGGATCCCGCGGTCTCGCCTTCGAAGTTGGTGAAGCGCTTGCCGTCCACGGTGACCTGCGCGGGGCACGCCACCGGCGTTTGCGACGTGACGCCGCGGGACAGCAGCGCGTAGCTGCTGACGACCTTGAACGTGGAGCCCGGGGGGAAGGTGCCGACGAGCGCCAGGTCGAGCGCGCTGTCCCCGGGCCGGTTCGCGATCGCGAGGATCGCGCCGTCCGACGGCCGGACGGCGACCAGCGCCGCCGGCAGCTTCACCCCGGCAAGGGCCTGCTCCGCGGCGGCCTGCAGGTGCAGGTCGAGAGTGCTCGACACCGACTGGCCGGGCGCGCCGGCCACGGTGTCCAGGGTACGCAGCAGGTGACCCGCCGGGTCCTCGACAACCACCGAGCCGGTTGGGGTCCCGGCGAGGCGACTCTGGAAGACCTGCTGGAGTCCGGACAGGCCGATCTGGTCGGTGGCGGTGAAATCCGGCCCGGCGCTTGCCAGCGCCTCGGCGGTGGCCGGGCCGACCCGGCCGAGCACGGCCCGGGCGAAGGTCGGGGTCGGCGCCAGTAGCTCGACCCCGGTCTGGAAGACGACGCCGGGCAGCGGGTGGATAACGGCACGGACCTTCTCGTAGGCGCTGCGCCGCAAGGTGATCACCGGTACGAAAGCGTCCGGTGCCGCCGCCGCGACCGCGGACCGCACCCCGGCCGGGTCTATCCCGAGGGTGGCGACGAGGACCGGGAGGGCCGCGGCGGGATCCGTCCACCGGCTGGGTTCGATCCCAACCGTGACCACCGGGGTGGGCACGAACAGGGGCTGCCCGTGGTCGTCGAGGAAGCTGGCCCGGGTCGGCAGGCTGCGCCGGACCGCCAGCCGGTCGCCGGCCCCCAGACCTGGATAGATGTCGGCGGCCGACCAGGCGACCAGCCAGCTCGAACCGTTCCGGCGCAGCTGGATGCGACCGTTGAAGGTCCAGCGGCCAAGCCCGCCGACCGTGACATCGACCCGGCAGGTGGCCTGCGCGCTCGCCCCGTTCGTCGTGACCGCGGTCACGGTCGCGGCGAGCGCCGCCACGTCGAGGCCGCGCCGGAACCCCGCCAACATGGATCCGGCCGGGCCCGGGCTGTCGGTGAGCCGGGCGGCCGCGGCGTCGTCGCCCCGCGACCACGCGGCCAGGTAGGCCCGCGCGATCCCATCGGGGGCCGGCGTGGCGGAGCAGCCGCCCAGCAGCGCGGCGGTCGCGGCGAGCCCGGCGAGCCCGGCGAGCCCGGCGAGCCCGAAAGCTGACACCCGGTGCGCACCACACCGGTCCGGACGCACCCCGACATCCTGCCCCAGCCGGGCCGGTCGGGAGGACTCCCCCCGGGCCCCGTGGCGAATCAGTCAGCCACGCCCGAGAGGA includes the following:
- a CDS encoding penicillin-binding transpeptidase domain-containing protein, encoding MSAFGLAGLAGLAGLAATAALLGGCSATPAPDGIARAYLAAWSRGDDAAAARLTDSPGPAGSMLAGFRRGLDVAALAATVTAVTTNGASAQATCRVDVTVGGLGRWTFNGRIQLRRNGSSWLVAWSAADIYPGLGAGDRLAVRRSLPTRASFLDDHGQPLFVPTPVVTVGIEPSRWTDPAAALPVLVATLGIDPAGVRSAVAAAAPDAFVPVITLRRSAYEKVRAVIHPLPGVVFQTGVELLAPTPTFARAVLGRVGPATAEALASAGPDFTATDQIGLSGLQQVFQSRLAGTPTGSVVVEDPAGHLLRTLDTVAGAPGQSVSSTLDLHLQAAAEQALAGVKLPAALVAVRPSDGAILAIANRPGDSALDLALVGTFPPGSTFKVVSSYALLSRGVTSQTPVACPAQVTVDGKRFTNFEGETAGSVPFATDFARSCNTAFVGLSARLGGADLTAAATAFGIGAGWRLPLPAFTGGLPAPADPLEVAADTIGQGRVLVSPVSMALVAAGVESGTWRPPLLVTDPASPPGVSPIALDPARVAELRALMTGVVTGGTAAQAGLPAGTAGKTGTAEFGSATPPQTHAWFIGYRGDLAVAVVVERGGIGGQVAAPIAARFLTAAGFAG